A single window of Thalassoroseus pseudoceratinae DNA harbors:
- a CDS encoding endonuclease/exonuclease/phosphatase family protein, translating to MVATVLRPYILACLAVTCGTLFSGCDFDAVELAIKRKAKEVVKDALKPKTDQPQQTASTDGSPVLKSADSLTVASFNIQVFGQSKLENRRATEILAQIVRRFDVVAIQELRSKQQDVIPRFLSLVNSDGSKYDYVIGPRLGRTSSKEQYVFVYDTNRLEVVPQSVYTVNDPQDLLHREPLVATFQAVGVANPFRFTLVNIHTDPDEVDYEVDALADVFVQVQQDRIREDDVILLGDLNADPYHLGRLGKLPSLVAVISGVPTNTRGTKTYDNLIFDSRSTVEFQGQSGVLRMADEFGLTLEEALEVSDHEPVWAAFSITEGVSHGRQAGNEPVEMFR from the coding sequence ATGGTCGCTACTGTTCTTCGTCCGTATATTTTGGCCTGTCTCGCAGTGACTTGCGGGACGCTTTTCTCGGGGTGCGACTTTGATGCCGTCGAGTTGGCCATCAAACGCAAGGCGAAGGAAGTTGTCAAAGACGCCCTGAAGCCAAAAACCGATCAACCACAGCAGACAGCGTCAACCGATGGTTCACCAGTTCTGAAGTCGGCGGACTCGCTGACGGTCGCGTCGTTCAACATTCAGGTCTTCGGTCAAAGCAAACTCGAAAACCGCAGGGCGACGGAAATTTTGGCGCAGATCGTGCGACGTTTCGATGTCGTTGCGATTCAGGAATTGCGGTCGAAACAGCAGGACGTGATTCCCCGGTTTCTGTCACTCGTGAACAGCGACGGCTCCAAGTATGATTACGTGATCGGTCCGCGGTTGGGGCGAACATCCAGCAAGGAACAATATGTGTTCGTGTATGATACGAACCGTTTGGAAGTGGTTCCGCAGTCGGTCTACACTGTGAACGATCCGCAAGATTTGTTGCACCGCGAACCATTGGTGGCGACGTTCCAAGCCGTGGGGGTTGCCAATCCGTTTCGGTTTACGCTCGTCAACATTCACACGGACCCGGACGAAGTCGATTATGAAGTTGATGCGTTGGCCGATGTGTTCGTGCAGGTTCAGCAGGACCGAATTCGCGAAGACGACGTGATTCTCTTGGGCGACTTGAACGCCGACCCGTATCACCTCGGTCGACTCGGGAAGTTGCCGTCGTTGGTGGCGGTGATCTCCGGTGTGCCGACCAACACACGGGGCACGAAGACCTACGACAATCTGATCTTCGACAGTCGCTCGACCGTGGAATTCCAAGGCCAATCTGGTGTGCTGCGAATGGCTGACGAATTCGGTCTGACACTCGAAGAAGCTCTGGAAGTCTCCGACCACGAACCGGTCTGGGCGGCGTTCTCGATCACCGAAGGTGTCAGCCACGGTCGCCAAGCTGGCAACGAGCCGGTCGAAATGTTCCGCTGA
- a CDS encoding DEAD/DEAH box helicase gives MTDSLSRDDLCAMYLEQLPYEPYPVQEEALLAWFTDSQGVLVCAPTGTGKTLIAEAALFEALHTGKKAYLTTPLIALTEQKYHELCESAEKWGFSADDVGLITGNRKVNPDAKILCVVAEILLNRLLHPEGFEFEDVAAVVMDEFHTFNSPDRGIVWELSLGLLPKHTRLLLLSATVGNSVDFLVWLAKSHGRRLQLVQGHERKVPLEYVWVGDRLLNEHLEDIAAGDDEDRRTPVLVFCFNREQCWSVAEQLRGKSLIDSDRQKQLAAEIDTHDLSHGAGPKLKTILLRGVGVHHAGLLPKYRRIVEHLFQKKLLSVCVCTETLAAGINLPARSVLLTTLLKGPPGKKKVIDASSAHQMFGRAGRPQFDTEGYVYALAHEDDVKIARWKEKHDTIPEDTKDPNLIKARKRIMKKMPKRRQNEQYWSEEQFEKLTTAPPGKLASRGQLPWRLLAYLLELSPDVERIRQVISKRLLTDKQLETSQKALNRMLKTLWAGGFVRLEPAPPEPPPTVVAKTETNEQPEPEEPPATQGLLGALIQEAREDEGKTKKPEAKKKKDQPADSPNDDAEAYVPKFAHPTEKLSQLLAFRSINPIYGSFLVDHLAKADPIERIQALESVLEMPGSMRRHVRVPEDLPRGPLATEYLDNELIQRGLATAEQLAFKTDDEKRELPFEERWTPTLGDKLRLLFDSEFPGVKDVRTMGVWVAGDLLSLGGDFDLFVRSNELTKQEGMVFRHLLRLILLCGEFQQVTPPGMDPKEWQAELQDIADRVTESCRGVDPESTDKAIEAAKNQADPVKGEAEAETADALTDLDEDADEFGGDLLDED, from the coding sequence ATGACCGATTCGCTTTCGCGAGACGACCTCTGTGCGATGTACCTGGAACAACTCCCCTACGAACCGTATCCGGTTCAGGAGGAGGCGCTTTTGGCGTGGTTCACCGACTCACAAGGCGTGCTCGTGTGTGCTCCGACTGGCACAGGCAAAACGTTGATCGCTGAAGCGGCCTTGTTCGAAGCGTTGCACACCGGCAAGAAAGCGTACCTGACAACGCCGCTGATCGCGTTGACCGAGCAAAAGTATCACGAACTCTGTGAGTCCGCCGAGAAGTGGGGCTTTTCCGCGGATGATGTCGGGCTGATCACCGGGAATCGCAAAGTGAATCCCGACGCGAAAATCCTCTGCGTCGTTGCGGAAATTTTGCTGAATCGATTGCTGCATCCCGAAGGCTTTGAGTTTGAAGATGTCGCCGCTGTGGTGATGGATGAATTCCACACGTTCAACTCGCCCGATCGAGGCATCGTCTGGGAACTCTCGCTCGGCTTGCTGCCGAAACACACGCGGCTATTGTTGCTATCGGCGACGGTCGGCAACAGTGTCGATTTTCTTGTGTGGTTGGCGAAGAGTCACGGACGACGGTTGCAACTCGTACAGGGACACGAACGGAAAGTCCCGTTGGAGTATGTGTGGGTCGGCGATCGGTTGTTGAATGAGCATCTCGAAGACATCGCTGCCGGCGACGACGAAGACCGCCGCACGCCGGTTCTGGTGTTCTGTTTCAACCGCGAGCAGTGTTGGAGCGTCGCGGAACAACTCCGCGGAAAATCGCTCATTGACAGTGATCGACAGAAACAACTCGCTGCCGAAATCGACACGCACGACCTCTCGCATGGGGCTGGTCCCAAATTGAAGACGATCCTCCTTCGCGGCGTGGGCGTGCATCACGCGGGGTTGCTGCCGAAGTATCGCCGGATCGTCGAACACCTCTTTCAAAAGAAACTTCTCAGCGTCTGCGTGTGCACCGAGACGCTCGCCGCTGGCATCAATCTTCCTGCGCGATCGGTGTTGCTCACGACACTTTTGAAAGGACCGCCCGGAAAGAAAAAAGTCATCGATGCCAGCTCCGCTCATCAAATGTTCGGTCGAGCCGGTCGCCCGCAGTTCGATACGGAAGGATACGTGTACGCACTCGCCCACGAGGATGATGTCAAAATCGCCCGTTGGAAGGAAAAACACGACACGATCCCCGAAGACACCAAAGACCCGAACTTGATCAAAGCCCGCAAACGCATCATGAAGAAGATGCCCAAGCGGCGGCAGAACGAACAGTATTGGAGTGAAGAACAGTTCGAGAAACTCACCACCGCACCACCCGGCAAACTCGCCAGTCGTGGACAACTTCCGTGGCGACTCTTGGCGTATTTGCTCGAACTCTCGCCAGATGTCGAACGCATTCGGCAGGTCATCAGCAAACGATTGCTCACCGATAAGCAATTGGAGACCTCGCAGAAAGCACTCAATCGGATGCTGAAAACCCTATGGGCTGGCGGTTTTGTCCGATTGGAACCGGCACCGCCCGAACCGCCGCCGACGGTCGTCGCGAAAACAGAAACCAACGAGCAACCCGAACCGGAAGAACCACCCGCTACTCAGGGTTTGCTTGGGGCACTCATCCAAGAAGCTCGCGAAGACGAAGGCAAAACGAAGAAACCAGAAGCCAAGAAAAAGAAGGACCAACCGGCCGACTCGCCAAACGACGACGCCGAAGCGTACGTACCTAAGTTCGCGCACCCGACAGAGAAACTCTCTCAGTTGCTCGCGTTTCGCAGTATTAATCCGATTTACGGATCGTTTCTGGTCGATCATCTCGCGAAGGCGGATCCGATTGAACGCATCCAGGCTCTGGAAAGTGTGTTGGAAATGCCGGGTTCGATGCGGCGACACGTCCGCGTGCCGGAAGATCTTCCCCGGGGACCGCTGGCGACAGAATATCTCGATAACGAACTCATCCAACGCGGACTGGCCACCGCCGAACAGTTAGCGTTCAAAACCGACGACGAAAAACGCGAACTCCCGTTCGAAGAACGTTGGACCCCCACGCTCGGCGACAAGTTGCGACTGCTGTTCGATTCCGAATTCCCTGGTGTGAAAGACGTCCGCACGATGGGTGTGTGGGTCGCGGGGGACTTGCTTTCGCTCGGCGGCGACTTCGATTTGTTCGTCCGCTCCAACGAATTGACCAAACAAGAGGGCATGGTCTTTCGGCATCTGTTGCGGCTGATTCTGCTATGCGGTGAGTTTCAGCAAGTCACGCCGCCCGGCATGGATCCCAAAGAGTGGCAAGCCGAACTGCAAGACATCGCCGACCGCGTGACCGAAAGCTGTCGCGGCGTCGATCCGGAAAGCACCGACAAAGCTATCGAAGCCGCCAAGAACCAAGCCGACCCCGTCAAAGGTGAAGCCGAAGCAGAAACCGCCGACGCCCTCACCGACCTCGACGAAGACGCCGACGAATTCGGCGGCGACTTACTGGATGAGGACTGA
- a CDS encoding arylsulfatase translates to MSSRLLLLVLLLVSLPLRAAERPPNIVLIVADDLGWNELGCYGQKWIKTPYIDSIAEQGIRFTDFYSGNAVCAPSRCNLMTGKHPGHAYIRTNGNPKKTPEYLAEKEKNGWEFPGQNPIPSEEVTIAEVLKQKDYATMAAGKWGLGHFGTTGDPNKQGFDLFYGFNCQVHAHNHYPKFLWRNNQKIPQPGNDRTLNGKTFSQDGFTKTALDFIREKKDEPFFVYLPFAIPHLSIQVPQDSLDEYTDVIPEEDYKHRGYLQHPKPRAGYAAMVSHMDRDVGKILSLLEELDLDDNTVVFFSSDNGPTYNRLGGSDSEFFESNGPMTGLKGSLKEGGIRVPMVARWPGHIPAGTVTDHQAAFWDFLPTIAELTGTKAPKDIDGLSFAPTLMGKTDDQQPRGFLYWEFPSYGGQQAVRMGKWKALRENLFRKNNKKPLKTQLYNLDEDIAEAHDVADQHPDILAKLEAIMEREHTPSKLFPIPAID, encoded by the coding sequence ATGTCATCTCGTCTGCTCTTGTTGGTTTTGCTGTTGGTGTCTCTTCCCCTTCGAGCCGCGGAACGTCCACCGAATATTGTATTGATCGTGGCTGATGACCTCGGTTGGAACGAACTTGGTTGCTATGGACAAAAGTGGATCAAGACCCCATATATCGACAGCATCGCCGAGCAGGGAATTCGGTTTACGGATTTCTATTCTGGGAACGCCGTGTGTGCACCGTCACGATGCAACTTGATGACCGGCAAACATCCCGGACACGCTTATATCCGTACCAATGGGAACCCGAAGAAAACGCCCGAATATCTTGCTGAGAAGGAAAAAAACGGCTGGGAGTTTCCCGGTCAGAATCCTATTCCGAGTGAGGAAGTCACGATTGCAGAAGTCCTCAAGCAGAAAGACTATGCCACGATGGCCGCCGGAAAATGGGGGCTCGGTCATTTCGGCACGACTGGCGATCCGAACAAACAGGGGTTCGATTTATTCTACGGTTTCAATTGCCAAGTTCATGCCCACAATCACTATCCCAAGTTCCTATGGCGGAACAATCAAAAAATCCCGCAACCGGGCAACGATCGCACACTGAACGGCAAAACGTTCTCCCAAGATGGTTTCACCAAAACGGCTCTCGACTTCATCCGTGAGAAAAAAGACGAACCGTTCTTTGTGTATCTGCCGTTCGCGATCCCCCACCTCTCGATTCAAGTCCCTCAGGATTCGCTCGACGAGTACACCGACGTCATCCCCGAGGAAGACTACAAACACCGTGGATACCTACAACATCCGAAACCGCGAGCCGGTTATGCGGCGATGGTCTCACATATGGATCGCGATGTCGGCAAGATTTTGAGTTTGCTCGAGGAACTCGATCTGGATGACAACACCGTGGTCTTCTTCTCCTCGGACAACGGACCGACGTACAATCGCCTCGGCGGTTCCGATTCGGAGTTCTTCGAATCCAATGGACCGATGACGGGATTAAAGGGAAGTCTGAAAGAAGGTGGAATTCGTGTGCCCATGGTTGCTCGTTGGCCCGGTCACATTCCTGCCGGCACTGTGACTGATCACCAAGCCGCGTTCTGGGATTTTCTGCCGACGATCGCCGAACTCACCGGCACCAAAGCTCCGAAAGACATTGACGGCCTAAGTTTCGCTCCCACCTTGATGGGCAAGACCGACGACCAACAACCGCGAGGTTTCTTGTATTGGGAGTTCCCGTCCTACGGCGGTCAACAAGCCGTCCGCATGGGCAAGTGGAAAGCGTTGCGGGAGAATTTGTTCCGCAAGAACAACAAGAAACCGCTGAAAACACAGCTCTACAATCTCGACGAAGATATCGCCGAAGCTCACGATGTCGCCGACCAACACCCCGACATCCTTGCCAAACTCGAAGCCATCATGGAACGCGAGCACACCCCAAGCAAATTGTTCCCGATCCCGGCCATCGATTGA
- a CDS encoding cytochrome c peroxidase, which produces MNRLLIFFFWMTTGTVCSAQVSASEDVSDRVTARHPVAAVVSADGSGVWIANRRGGSVSRLDSERLEVVGEYHIAREPTDLQRFGDEYLVTDFQSHELIGFQVRDETPIVRFRVPVAKYPVRVAVEEQRSLGFVTSLWSRRLSVVNLDANPPNVLKTIDLPFAPESQTFLDDNTLVVADAFGGRLAVVSCDDWQIRAIHDIPAHNITDMIVRDGRLWLTHQILTDTAHTTAQNIRWGVLMTNAVRSLAITDWIDPESNILEDSRLVRLGGDIGGGASDPEALVPFKDDWLVCLGGIDKLAICSPDWNAVQRLSVGSRPVEVIVDSKHDRAVVLNQLSDSMTIVDLAEQAVIKTVPLGPPRTLSAKDRGERLFHSGRLSHVGWMSCQSCHPDGHTNNGLADTLGDGAYGDPKRVLSLGGVADTNDWAWNGSVRELTEQMRKSVETTMRGGTITAETAGDLATYLFTLDFAPSLIDARDARNDPDIQKQIEKGRAVFQSQGCAECHVPSFTYTTDGAYDVGLHDTVGNRKFSPPSLRGVSQRDRWLHDGRATSLEEVFSEWHHQLETPLNPENLRNLVVFLQSL; this is translated from the coding sequence GTGAATCGGTTATTGATTTTTTTCTTCTGGATGACAACCGGAACGGTTTGCTCAGCGCAGGTTTCGGCATCTGAAGACGTTTCCGATCGGGTGACGGCGAGACACCCTGTCGCTGCGGTGGTGTCGGCGGATGGCAGCGGCGTGTGGATCGCCAACCGACGTGGCGGTAGCGTCTCGCGGTTGGATTCGGAGCGATTGGAGGTCGTCGGCGAGTATCACATCGCTCGGGAACCAACTGACCTACAGCGATTCGGTGATGAATACCTCGTCACCGATTTCCAATCGCACGAGCTGATTGGCTTCCAAGTTCGAGACGAAACGCCGATTGTGCGGTTCCGGGTGCCGGTTGCGAAGTATCCGGTGCGAGTTGCGGTCGAGGAACAACGTAGCCTGGGATTTGTAACGTCGTTGTGGTCCCGGCGGCTGAGTGTGGTCAATTTGGACGCCAACCCGCCCAACGTTTTGAAGACGATCGATTTGCCGTTCGCTCCCGAGTCGCAAACCTTTTTGGATGATAATACGCTGGTTGTCGCGGATGCGTTCGGTGGACGGTTGGCGGTTGTCAGTTGTGATGACTGGCAAATTCGTGCGATTCACGACATCCCGGCTCATAACATCACGGACATGATCGTGCGGGATGGGCGGTTGTGGCTGACGCATCAAATTCTCACCGACACCGCACACACGACCGCTCAGAACATCCGCTGGGGTGTGTTGATGACGAACGCCGTCCGGTCGTTGGCGATCACCGATTGGATTGATCCCGAAAGCAATATCCTCGAAGACAGCCGACTGGTCCGTCTGGGCGGTGACATCGGCGGTGGGGCCAGCGATCCCGAAGCGTTAGTGCCGTTCAAGGACGATTGGCTGGTCTGCTTGGGCGGCATCGACAAACTTGCGATCTGTTCGCCGGATTGGAATGCGGTGCAACGTCTTTCGGTTGGTTCGCGTCCGGTGGAGGTGATTGTCGACTCAAAACATGATCGGGCTGTCGTGCTGAATCAACTATCGGATTCGATGACGATTGTCGATCTCGCGGAACAAGCTGTCATCAAGACGGTTCCCCTGGGGCCGCCGCGAACGTTGTCGGCGAAGGATCGGGGCGAACGGTTGTTTCATTCCGGTCGGTTGTCGCACGTGGGGTGGATGAGTTGCCAGTCGTGTCATCCCGATGGACACACCAACAACGGTTTGGCGGACACGCTCGGCGATGGTGCGTACGGCGATCCGAAACGCGTGCTCTCTCTCGGTGGCGTTGCGGACACGAATGACTGGGCCTGGAACGGTTCGGTTCGGGAACTCACCGAACAAATGCGGAAGTCCGTCGAAACCACCATGCGGGGCGGTACGATCACCGCTGAAACCGCTGGCGATTTGGCGACGTATTTGTTCACCCTCGACTTTGCACCATCGCTGATCGACGCTCGCGATGCGCGAAACGATCCTGACATCCAGAAGCAGATTGAAAAAGGACGGGCGGTTTTTCAATCCCAGGGATGTGCGGAATGTCATGTGCCGTCGTTCACCTACACGACCGACGGTGCGTACGATGTTGGTCTGCACGACACGGTTGGCAATCGCAAGTTCAGCCCGCCCTCGCTGCGGGGCGTGAGTCAACGCGATCGGTGGTTGCACGATGGACGAGCGACATCGCTAGAGGAAGTCTTTTCGGAATGGCACCACCAACTCGAAACTCCGCTTAATCCGGAGAATCTGCGTAATCTAGTGGTATTTTTACAAAGCCTGTGA
- a CDS encoding dihydrodipicolinate synthase family protein, translated as MTRTELIAAAYTPMCADGALNLDSVEPMAEHCLATEVDGVFIAGSTGECHSLTLPERMALNEQWANVARGTELQVISHVGSHSQPDAIELARQSSELGLTAISAVAPSYFKPASVADLVDFMKPVAAAAEDLPFYYYHIPPMTGLTLSLPEIAQRFREEVPNYAGYKFSSTDLELLQLTQAVDPNAKVFFGTDQMLIAAWIFGVRAAVGSTYNFAAPLYRRILDACERGDLETARHEQGLSVRMVDAMRKTGFLGTSKALMKHLGVDCGPIRSPLANVDPAKMGPIIEELEAMDVLAPAFR; from the coding sequence ATGACAAGAACCGAACTGATTGCCGCCGCTTACACGCCGATGTGTGCCGACGGGGCGTTGAATCTTGATTCCGTCGAACCGATGGCGGAACATTGTTTGGCGACCGAGGTGGATGGCGTTTTCATCGCTGGGAGCACTGGCGAATGTCATTCACTGACGTTGCCGGAGCGAATGGCCCTCAACGAGCAATGGGCGAATGTGGCTCGCGGGACCGAACTGCAAGTCATTTCGCATGTCGGGAGCCACTCGCAGCCCGATGCGATCGAACTGGCACGTCAATCCAGCGAATTGGGACTGACGGCAATTTCCGCGGTGGCACCATCATATTTCAAACCGGCGAGTGTGGCCGACTTGGTCGATTTCATGAAGCCCGTCGCCGCCGCTGCCGAGGATTTGCCGTTTTACTATTACCACATCCCACCGATGACCGGTCTGACGTTGTCGTTGCCTGAGATTGCCCAACGATTCCGAGAGGAAGTCCCCAACTACGCCGGCTACAAATTCAGCAGCACGGACCTGGAATTGCTTCAACTCACGCAAGCCGTCGACCCGAATGCCAAGGTGTTCTTCGGGACCGATCAAATGTTGATTGCGGCATGGATTTTTGGTGTGCGGGCAGCCGTTGGCAGCACGTACAACTTTGCAGCGCCGCTCTACCGACGGATTCTCGATGCCTGCGAACGCGGCGATTTGGAAACCGCTCGGCACGAGCAAGGGCTTTCGGTGCGAATGGTCGATGCCATGCGAAAGACCGGTTTCTTGGGAACATCGAAAGCCTTGATGAAGCATTTGGGCGTCGATTGCGGACCGATCCGCTCGCCATTGGCGAACGTCGATCCGGCGAAGATGGGACCGATCATCGAAGAACTTGAAGCGATGGACGTGCTGGCTCCGGCATTTCGCTAA